A section of the Terriglobia bacterium genome encodes:
- a CDS encoding molybdopterin molybdotransferase MoeA, which yields MSSPAQPGRVVSFADARHAVEEHARALRPGGTEALPLIEATGRVLAEPIVADRDFPPFARATRDGFAVHAADVAKVPARLKVVAELKAGAIAERAIGPGECAEIMTGAPAPSGADAVVMVEYTARSGDSVEIQRSVAAGENIVASGSEARAGEELVAAGTRIAFPQVAVAAAAGKSWVNVYRRAHVAVLTTGDEVVEIGRAPEASQIRNSNAYSLSAQLLAAVAEPVRLPIAPDEPRRLREIIEEGLQSDLLLLTGGVSMGKYDLVEQVLGELRAEFFFTGAQIQPGRPVVFGKARDKYFFGLPGNPISTMVTFDLFVRPMLDALSGAPVAPLVYVQARLKAEFRTKTGLTRFLPARLEGEFERAEVEPVRWQGSGDVAANARANCYLVVPPDRDRLAAGEAVSILLR from the coding sequence ATGTCGTCGCCCGCCCAACCCGGCCGCGTGGTCTCCTTCGCGGACGCCCGCCATGCGGTCGAGGAGCATGCGCGTGCGCTAAGGCCCGGCGGGACTGAAGCGCTGCCGTTGATCGAAGCGACAGGGCGTGTGCTGGCAGAACCGATAGTGGCCGACCGGGACTTCCCGCCCTTCGCGCGCGCCACGCGCGACGGGTTCGCCGTGCACGCGGCCGACGTGGCGAAAGTCCCGGCACGTCTGAAAGTCGTTGCCGAGCTCAAGGCAGGCGCCATTGCTGAACGCGCCATTGGCCCCGGCGAATGCGCCGAGATTATGACCGGAGCGCCCGCGCCGTCTGGCGCCGATGCGGTCGTCATGGTGGAGTACACGGCGCGCTCCGGCGATAGCGTTGAGATCCAGCGCAGCGTGGCGGCGGGCGAAAACATCGTCGCCTCAGGCAGCGAGGCGCGTGCCGGGGAGGAGCTCGTCGCGGCCGGGACGCGCATCGCGTTCCCTCAAGTCGCAGTGGCAGCCGCGGCAGGCAAGTCGTGGGTCAACGTCTATCGGCGGGCGCACGTCGCCGTGCTCACGACGGGAGATGAGGTGGTGGAGATCGGCCGCGCGCCCGAGGCCAGCCAGATCCGCAATTCCAACGCGTATTCGCTGTCGGCGCAGCTCCTGGCCGCGGTCGCCGAACCGGTGCGGCTGCCCATCGCCCCTGACGAACCCCGGCGCCTGCGCGAAATCATCGAGGAAGGGCTCCAGTCGGACCTGTTGCTGCTCACCGGCGGCGTCTCCATGGGCAAGTACGACCTCGTCGAGCAGGTGCTGGGCGAATTGCGCGCGGAATTCTTTTTCACGGGCGCGCAGATCCAGCCGGGGAGGCCGGTCGTGTTCGGCAAGGCGCGGGACAAGTACTTCTTTGGGCTTCCGGGAAATCCCATCTCGACGATGGTCACCTTCGACCTGTTCGTCCGCCCGATGCTCGACGCCCTTTCGGGCGCACCGGTCGCGCCGCTGGTGTACGTGCAGGCCAGGCTTAAGGCGGAGTTCCGGACCAAGACCGGGCTGACGCGCTTCCTGCCGGCGCGGCTGGAGGGCGAGTTCGAGCGCGCGGAGGTCGAGCCGGTGCGCTGGCAGGGTTCGGGCGACGTCGCCGCTAATGCGCGCGCCAACTGCTACCTCGTCGTCCCGCCGGACCGCGACCGCCTGGCCGCCGGCGAAGCGGTCTCCATCCTTCTCCGGTAG
- a CDS encoding tetratricopeptide repeat protein, whose amino-acid sequence MTKRILIVLLATLVALAAAPAFAQGNTGTVKGKALDEKGNLIVGATVRLTSADGKKTEGKTDKQGEFVKTGVPAGQYKVEMLIGRTLRWSVQGFVVTADQDNPLTIDMAAAVAVSKMSAEQIKKMDEEAEAQRKKQEAEHAKIKNLNVMLAQATQMETTGDYDGAIGIFEDAVKIDPTRDLLWANLGGAYLGKLNKTSDKTQATQLATKSMEAFQKAISIKPTEAGYHNNLGQAYARAGKSEDALKEFTQAAKADPIGAARYCFNAGAILTNEAMKAAPGTDEQRKKLGEANEMFRKSIAADPKYNDGEAYYQLGTNLLNQVTLGKDGAMIFPEGTAEAFQNYLATAPTGRYAEIAKQNLTALGSKVETTYKKRSEKKK is encoded by the coding sequence ATGACAAAACGCATACTTATTGTGCTGCTGGCAACGCTCGTGGCCCTGGCTGCGGCACCAGCGTTCGCGCAAGGGAACACCGGTACCGTCAAAGGCAAGGCGCTGGACGAGAAGGGCAATCTGATCGTCGGCGCGACCGTCCGCCTTACCAGTGCCGACGGGAAGAAGACAGAGGGCAAGACGGACAAGCAAGGCGAATTCGTGAAGACCGGCGTCCCGGCCGGGCAATACAAGGTCGAAATGTTGATCGGACGCACTCTCCGGTGGTCGGTTCAGGGATTCGTGGTCACCGCCGACCAGGATAACCCATTGACCATAGACATGGCGGCCGCCGTTGCCGTCTCGAAGATGAGCGCCGAGCAGATAAAGAAGATGGACGAGGAGGCGGAGGCCCAGCGAAAGAAGCAGGAGGCCGAGCACGCCAAGATCAAGAATCTTAATGTCATGCTAGCCCAGGCCACGCAGATGGAGACCACCGGCGATTACGACGGCGCCATCGGCATCTTCGAGGACGCGGTCAAGATCGATCCGACGAGAGACCTGCTCTGGGCAAACCTCGGAGGGGCGTATCTTGGCAAGTTGAACAAGACATCTGACAAAACGCAGGCAACCCAGCTGGCGACGAAGTCCATGGAAGCCTTCCAGAAGGCCATCAGCATCAAGCCCACCGAGGCGGGCTATCACAACAATCTTGGCCAGGCATACGCGCGTGCCGGGAAGTCCGAAGACGCGCTGAAGGAGTTCACGCAGGCGGCTAAGGCCGATCCGATTGGCGCGGCCCGCTACTGCTTCAATGCCGGTGCCATTCTGACGAATGAAGCCATGAAGGCCGCGCCCGGAACCGACGAACAGCGCAAGAAGCTGGGAGAAGCGAACGAGATGTTTCGCAAGTCCATCGCCGCGGACCCGAAGTACAACGACGGCGAGGCATACTACCAACTCGGCACCAACCTGCTGAATCAGGTCACTCTTGGCAAGGACGGCGCAATGATCTTCCCCGAGGGCACGGCCGAGGCCTTCCAGAATTACCTCGCGACAGCGCCCACGGGGCGTTACGCAGAGATCGCCAAGCAGAACTTGACGGCGCTTGGGTCCAAGGTCGAGACCACTTACAAGAAGAGAAGCGAAAAAAAGAAATAG
- the queC gene encoding 7-cyano-7-deazaguanine synthase QueC, whose product MTQKAGGRRRAVVLMSGGMDSCVCAALAARDYDVAAVHVSYGQRTEERERCAFEGICDRLRIRERLVVRNEALRAIGGSALTDHRIAVPETGAPIGHQIPVTYVPFRNAHFLAVAVSWAEVLGAEKVFIGAVEQDSSGYPDCRPEYYRAYNDVVRAGTKEGKIYIVAPLIGMRKAQIVRLGLELGAPFDLTWSCYSREDVACGVCDSCILRLRAFEAAGHPDPVAYASGRNTTKHS is encoded by the coding sequence ATGACGCAGAAGGCAGGCGGACGCCGCCGTGCGGTGGTCCTGATGAGCGGAGGCATGGACTCATGCGTCTGCGCCGCGCTGGCGGCTCGCGACTACGACGTGGCGGCAGTGCACGTGAGCTACGGCCAGAGGACGGAGGAGCGCGAGCGTTGCGCGTTCGAGGGAATCTGCGACAGGCTCCGCATCCGCGAGCGGCTGGTGGTGCGGAACGAAGCGTTGCGCGCCATCGGGGGCTCGGCCCTGACCGACCATCGGATTGCGGTCCCCGAAACCGGAGCGCCGATCGGGCATCAGATCCCGGTCACCTACGTGCCCTTTCGCAACGCGCACTTCCTTGCGGTCGCGGTGAGCTGGGCCGAGGTGCTGGGCGCCGAGAAGGTATTCATCGGCGCCGTGGAGCAGGACAGCTCGGGCTATCCGGATTGCCGTCCCGAGTACTATCGCGCCTACAACGATGTGGTGCGGGCCGGGACCAAGGAGGGCAAGATCTATATCGTGGCGCCGCTGATCGGCATGCGCAAGGCGCAGATCGTGCGCCTCGGTCTGGAACTGGGCGCGCCCTTCGATTTAACATGGAGTTGTTACAGCCGCGAGGACGTCGCCTGCGGAGTCTGCGACAGTTGCATCCTGCGCCTGCGGGCCTTTGAGGCCGCCGGCCATCCGGATCCCGTCGCGTACGCCAGCGGCCGCAATACTACGAAACATTCATAG
- a CDS encoding radical SAM protein, giving the protein MQITEIYKSIQGESSCAGLPCVFVRLTACNLRCTWCDSEFTFTGGKKMTAEEAESEVRRLAPDGGLVEITGGEPMLQEKEVVPFMQRLLDLGYRVLLETNGERPLAGVPAGVLKIMDVKCPGSGEGASFRIENLDALMPRDEVKFVVADRRDYEFARDFTRQHGLTGRVANVIFSPAFKKEASDARDASHCLLDPQELAQWILADQLDVRLGIQIHKFIWQPETRGV; this is encoded by the coding sequence GTGCAGATCACCGAAATCTACAAGTCGATCCAGGGCGAATCGAGCTGCGCGGGGCTGCCGTGCGTCTTTGTGCGCCTGACCGCGTGCAACCTGCGCTGCACCTGGTGCGATTCGGAATTTACCTTCACCGGCGGAAAGAAGATGACCGCAGAGGAGGCCGAGTCGGAGGTGCGGCGGCTCGCGCCCGACGGCGGCCTAGTCGAGATCACCGGCGGCGAGCCCATGCTGCAGGAGAAGGAAGTGGTCCCCTTCATGCAGCGATTGCTCGACCTCGGGTACCGGGTGCTGCTGGAGACCAACGGCGAGCGTCCCCTGGCCGGCGTGCCTGCAGGTGTGCTGAAGATCATGGACGTGAAATGCCCGGGCTCGGGCGAGGGCGCCTCGTTCCGCATTGAAAACCTGGATGCGCTGATGCCGCGCGATGAGGTGAAGTTCGTGGTTGCCGACCGGCGCGACTACGAGTTTGCGCGCGACTTCACGCGCCAGCACGGCCTCACCGGGCGCGTGGCGAACGTGATCTTCTCGCCGGCCTTTAAGAAAGAAGCCTCGGACGCGCGCGACGCCTCGCACTGCCTGCTGGACCCGCAGGAGCTGGCGCAGTGGATCCTGGCGGACCAGCTCGACGTCCGGCTCGGGATCCAGATCCACAAGTTCATCTGGCAGCCCGAGACCAGGGGAGTGTAG
- the queD gene encoding 6-carboxytetrahydropterin synthase QueD, which yields MFQVTVEDTFAAGHYLRNYKGKCENPHGHNYKVRVTLEGQDLDKAGLLVDFKDLKDVMKHVIDRLDHQMINDIEPFTKLNPSAENIAKYFYQETNAKLKKTTNGRVHVKDVKVYETDTTTATYFE from the coding sequence ATGTTCCAAGTCACCGTCGAAGACACATTCGCCGCAGGACACTACTTGCGCAATTACAAGGGCAAGTGCGAGAACCCGCACGGCCACAACTACAAGGTCCGGGTCACACTCGAAGGGCAGGACCTCGACAAAGCCGGCCTGCTGGTCGACTTCAAGGACTTGAAGGACGTGATGAAGCACGTCATCGACCGCCTCGACCACCAGATGATCAACGACATCGAGCCCTTTACCAAGTTGAATCCGTCGGCAGAAAACATCGCAAAATACTTTTACCAAGAGACCAACGCGAAACTGAAGAAGACCACGAACGGGCGCGTGCACGTGAAGGACGTCAAGGTGTACGAGACGGATACGACCACGGCAACATACTTCGAATGA
- a CDS encoding ATP-dependent DNA helicase: MAEAVDQALADKRHLIVEAGTGTGKTLAYLLPVLRSGKRVIISTGTKTLQEQLFYKDVPFLERALYPNGESKLRVCYMKGRNNYLCRQKVYDLKTAPILNGLDEVEHFRIIEEWEKSTENGDRAELVSIPESSQLWHKLDARADACTGQKCQQWDRCFITEMRRRAQESDIVIVNHHLFFADLAIKQASDGAPDAGVLPEFAAVIFDEAHELEDVASIYFGVSVSDLRFDELVRDLERTLRPKGVLNASVQGAAGSLRERAQFFFALIPPGEGRFAFENRREFLEENGDEYMGLMNAIGRLASELQAIREKPEEVHTFIRRCEELKVQLGFVMEAENRNTVFWIERRGEKRRGRSSQHVFLQATPIDVSAILKQALFDGVETAVLTSATLAVSGGYEYIRQRLGVEHARELLVPSHFDYANQAILYVPPSLPDPRTPEFTRRAAETIRRLLEITRGRAFCLFTSYNQMHEIFNRLEGELEYPMLLQGSAPKNALLEEFRLTPNAVLFATASFWQGVDVQGEQLSCVIIDRLPFAVPTDPVVAARVKAIDEEGGNAFFQYQVPSAVITLKQGFGRLIRSLQDRGLLCLLDNRILKKQYGRVFLESLPPYRQATDIADVEAFFGIR, encoded by the coding sequence ATGGCGGAAGCGGTCGACCAGGCGCTCGCCGACAAGCGTCACCTGATCGTCGAAGCGGGTACCGGAACCGGCAAAACTCTGGCCTACCTGCTGCCGGTGCTGCGCTCGGGCAAGCGGGTCATCATCTCCACGGGTACCAAAACGCTGCAAGAGCAGCTCTTCTACAAAGACGTTCCCTTTCTGGAGCGTGCCCTGTATCCCAACGGCGAAAGCAAGCTAAGGGTCTGTTACATGAAGGGCCGCAACAACTATCTCTGCCGGCAGAAGGTGTACGACCTGAAGACCGCGCCGATTTTGAACGGGCTGGACGAGGTCGAGCACTTCCGCATCATCGAGGAGTGGGAGAAGTCGACTGAGAACGGCGACCGCGCCGAGCTGGTGTCGATCCCCGAGTCGAGCCAGCTCTGGCACAAGCTGGACGCGCGCGCCGACGCCTGCACCGGGCAGAAATGTCAGCAATGGGACCGTTGCTTCATCACCGAGATGCGGCGGCGGGCGCAGGAGTCGGACATCGTCATCGTCAACCACCACCTGTTCTTTGCCGACCTGGCCATCAAGCAGGCGTCGGATGGCGCGCCGGATGCGGGTGTGCTGCCGGAGTTCGCGGCGGTCATCTTCGACGAGGCACATGAACTCGAGGACGTGGCCTCGATCTACTTCGGCGTCTCGGTCTCGGACCTGCGCTTCGACGAGCTGGTGCGCGATCTGGAACGCACCCTACGCCCAAAAGGCGTGCTCAACGCAAGCGTACAAGGCGCCGCGGGCAGTCTGCGCGAGCGGGCGCAGTTCTTCTTCGCCCTTATCCCGCCGGGCGAGGGACGCTTCGCCTTCGAGAACCGCCGCGAGTTCCTGGAAGAGAACGGCGACGAGTATATGGGCCTGATGAACGCCATCGGGAGGCTCGCCAGCGAACTGCAGGCGATCCGGGAAAAACCGGAAGAGGTCCACACCTTCATCCGCCGCTGCGAAGAGCTGAAGGTGCAACTCGGCTTCGTGATGGAGGCCGAGAACCGCAACACGGTGTTCTGGATCGAACGGCGCGGGGAGAAGCGGCGCGGGCGCTCGTCGCAGCACGTGTTCCTGCAAGCCACTCCCATCGACGTCTCGGCGATCCTGAAGCAAGCGCTGTTCGACGGCGTCGAGACTGCGGTGCTGACCTCGGCGACGCTGGCCGTCTCCGGCGGTTACGAGTACATCCGCCAGCGGCTGGGGGTGGAGCACGCGCGCGAGCTGCTCGTACCTTCGCACTTCGATTATGCGAACCAGGCCATCCTCTACGTGCCGCCCAGCCTGCCCGACCCGCGCACGCCTGAGTTCACTCGCCGCGCGGCAGAGACCATCCGCCGGCTGCTGGAGATCACGCGCGGCCGGGCCTTCTGCCTGTTCACCAGCTACAACCAGATGCACGAGATCTTCAACCGTCTGGAGGGCGAGCTGGAATACCCCATGCTGCTGCAGGGCTCGGCGCCGAAGAACGCGCTTCTGGAGGAGTTTCGCCTGACGCCCAATGCGGTGCTGTTCGCGACGGCGTCGTTCTGGCAGGGGGTGGACGTGCAGGGCGAGCAGCTCAGTTGCGTCATTATCGACCGCCTGCCCTTCGCGGTGCCGACCGACCCTGTGGTTGCGGCGCGCGTCAAAGCCATCGACGAGGAAGGTGGCAACGCTTTCTTTCAGTACCAGGTGCCCTCGGCGGTCATCACACTGAAGCAGGGCTTCGGGCGGCTGATCCGCTCGCTGCAAGACCGCGGCCTGCTGTGTCTGCTCGACAATCGCATCCTGAAGAAGCAATACGGGCGGGTGTTCCTGGAAAGCCTCCCGCCGTACCGGCAAGCCACCGACATCGCGGATGTAGAAGCCTTCTTCGGCATTCGGTAG
- the der gene encoding ribosome biogenesis GTPase Der translates to MCRSRGLRGRGHCVPYNSYDSSESHVLGTTVLKTGQATIAIVGRPNVGKSTLFNRLIGRRRAIVGDEPGITRDRLYGQLEWGGRHVRVVDTGGIIPEDKEHIPVEIFRQARVALEEADAIVMVVDARTELAAPDFELSRLLMRMGKPLFLAVNKVDSDKQEAEAENFRQIGIENVFPLAAESGRGIPELLDAVFEVLPKEDLTAESAEEEETETAKPHEIKVAIIGRPNVGKSTLLNQLTGTSRAIVSPIPGTTRDAVDELVERDGKTYRFIDTAGIRRKGKTKLMAEKLSVVMARKHLEAADVAIMLIDATEGVTAIDATIAGYAHESGRSVIIVINKWDLVTGYHADGKKPADRAVFEQNARDQLKFLSYAPMVFISAVKGKNVDKLFEIVEEVAKERRKRIPTGEMNRFLKTVDFERASVPASKRVRIYYLTQAAVAPPTFILFTDRPVKLHFSYERFLENQIRRAFGFVGTPIWIKNRAR, encoded by the coding sequence GTGTGTCGAAGTCGCGGGCTGAGAGGTAGGGGTCACTGCGTTCCTTATAATAGCTACGATTCTTCGGAATCACACGTCTTGGGCACAACAGTACTGAAAACGGGGCAGGCGACCATCGCCATCGTCGGACGGCCGAACGTGGGCAAGTCCACGCTCTTCAACCGCCTGATCGGGCGGCGGCGCGCCATTGTGGGCGACGAGCCCGGTATCACCCGCGACCGCCTCTACGGGCAGCTCGAGTGGGGCGGGCGGCACGTGCGCGTCGTCGACACCGGCGGCATCATCCCAGAGGACAAGGAGCACATCCCGGTTGAGATCTTTCGCCAGGCGCGCGTGGCGCTGGAGGAGGCCGATGCGATCGTCATGGTGGTGGATGCGCGCACCGAACTGGCCGCGCCCGACTTCGAGCTCTCGCGCCTCCTCATGCGTATGGGCAAGCCGCTCTTCCTGGCCGTGAACAAGGTGGATTCCGACAAGCAGGAGGCCGAGGCCGAGAACTTCCGCCAGATCGGGATCGAGAACGTCTTCCCCCTTGCGGCCGAAAGCGGGCGCGGCATCCCGGAGCTGCTGGATGCCGTGTTCGAGGTGCTGCCGAAAGAAGACTTGACCGCAGAGAGCGCAGAGGAAGAAGAAACCGAGACAGCGAAACCTCACGAGATCAAGGTCGCCATCATCGGGCGGCCGAATGTGGGCAAGAGCACGCTACTGAACCAGCTCACCGGGACCTCGCGCGCCATCGTCTCGCCCATCCCGGGCACCACGCGCGACGCGGTGGACGAGCTCGTTGAGCGTGACGGCAAGACTTACCGCTTCATCGACACTGCTGGTATCCGGCGCAAAGGCAAGACAAAACTCATGGCGGAGAAGCTCTCGGTCGTCATGGCGCGCAAGCACCTCGAGGCGGCCGACGTCGCCATCATGCTTATCGATGCGACCGAGGGAGTCACCGCGATCGACGCCACCATCGCCGGCTACGCCCACGAGAGCGGCCGCTCCGTGATCATCGTCATCAACAAGTGGGATTTGGTCACCGGGTATCACGCCGACGGCAAGAAGCCCGCGGACCGTGCGGTTTTCGAGCAGAACGCCCGCGACCAATTGAAGTTCCTCAGCTATGCGCCGATGGTGTTCATCTCCGCGGTGAAGGGTAAGAACGTGGACAAGCTCTTCGAGATCGTGGAAGAGGTCGCGAAAGAGCGCCGCAAGCGCATCCCCACCGGCGAGATGAACCGCTTCCTGAAGACGGTGGACTTCGAGCGCGCCTCCGTGCCCGCTTCGAAACGGGTCAGGATCTACTACCTGACGCAAGCCGCGGTCGCCCCGCCCACCTTCATCCTCTTCACCGACCGCCCGGTGAAGCTGCACTTCTCCTACGAGCGCTTCCTGGAGAACCAGATCCGCCGCGCCTTCGGCTTCGTCGGCACGCCCATCTGGATCAAGAACCGGGCGCGATAG
- the trmFO gene encoding methylenetetrahydrofolate--tRNA-(uracil(54)-C(5))-methyltransferase (FADH(2)-oxidizing) TrmFO produces the protein MATKVKIIGAGLAGTEAAWQLARRGVAVQLYEMRPLRTTPAHQTADFAELVCSNSLKSDSENTAPWLLKEEMRRVGSLLMEIAGQSAVPAGHALAVDRAEFARLVTEAISREPLITVRREEVTHVDEQNDLTILATGPLTSDALTAEVARLSGTGQLFFFDSISPIVEADSIDRSKVYMAARYDKGTADYINCPFTREEYDRFYDALVAAESVEAKEWEKLNYFEGCLPIEEIARRGRDTLRFGPMKPVGLKDPRTGKRPYAVVQLRQENLRNDSYNIVGFQNHMKWGDQARVLRLIPGLENAKVLRFGQIHRNTYINAPTLLTETLQMKQHPRVLFAGQISGVEGYVESIATGMLAGAYAAAIVAGSEPVAVPRETALGSLTHYITHADAKDFQPANITFDLLPAVDEETRRRVRDKKLRHKMVCDEALLKLESWLTAADRRLTTIAPGS, from the coding sequence ATGGCGACAAAAGTCAAAATCATCGGGGCGGGATTGGCGGGGACGGAAGCTGCGTGGCAACTGGCGCGGCGCGGTGTCGCGGTCCAACTCTACGAGATGCGGCCGCTGCGGACGACGCCCGCGCACCAGACCGCCGATTTCGCCGAGCTGGTCTGCTCCAATTCCCTCAAGTCCGACAGCGAGAACACAGCTCCCTGGCTGCTGAAGGAAGAGATGCGGCGGGTCGGATCGCTGCTGATGGAGATAGCGGGCCAATCCGCCGTTCCGGCAGGCCATGCGCTGGCGGTGGACCGGGCGGAATTCGCGCGCCTGGTCACCGAAGCCATCTCGCGGGAGCCGCTGATCACCGTGCGGCGAGAGGAAGTCACTCACGTGGACGAGCAGAACGATCTGACCATTCTCGCGACTGGGCCGCTAACGTCGGACGCGCTGACGGCGGAGGTCGCACGTCTCTCCGGCACCGGACAGCTTTTCTTCTTCGATTCGATCAGCCCGATCGTCGAGGCCGACTCCATCGACCGCTCCAAGGTTTACATGGCGGCGCGCTACGACAAGGGCACCGCCGACTACATCAATTGCCCGTTCACCCGGGAAGAGTACGACCGTTTTTACGATGCGCTGGTGGCGGCCGAGTCGGTCGAGGCCAAGGAGTGGGAGAAGCTGAATTACTTCGAGGGCTGCCTGCCCATCGAGGAGATCGCGCGGCGCGGACGCGACACACTGCGCTTCGGACCCATGAAGCCGGTCGGGCTGAAGGACCCGCGCACGGGCAAACGGCCGTATGCGGTGGTGCAGCTGCGACAGGAGAACCTGCGCAACGACTCGTACAACATCGTTGGCTTCCAGAACCACATGAAATGGGGCGACCAGGCGCGCGTGCTGCGGCTCATTCCCGGGCTGGAGAACGCGAAGGTCCTGCGCTTCGGCCAGATCCACCGCAACACCTACATCAACGCGCCCACGCTGCTCACCGAGACGCTACAGATGAAGCAGCACCCGCGCGTCCTGTTCGCGGGACAAATCTCGGGAGTTGAGGGTTACGTGGAGTCGATCGCGACCGGGATGCTGGCTGGGGCATACGCGGCGGCAATCGTAGCAGGGAGTGAGCCCGTCGCCGTCCCGCGAGAGACGGCACTGGGCTCGCTGACGCACTACATCACGCACGCGGATGCGAAGGATTTCCAACCCGCCAACATCACCTTCGACCTGCTGCCTGCAGTCGACGAGGAAACCCGACGCCGTGTGCGAGACAAGAAGCTTCGGCACAAGATGGTGTGCGACGAAGCGCTGCTGAAACTCGAAAGCTGGCTGACGGCTGCCGACCGACGGCTGACGACTATCGCGCCCGGTTCTTGA
- a CDS encoding GNAT family N-acetyltransferase, translated as MLRIRPAGQADIPLILEFIRDLATYERAPEQAVARPEDLRRDGWGPEPKFRVVIAEWDNRPAGFALFFYNYSTWQGRPGLYLEDLFVRPEFRGKGIGKSLLVHLAQIAVRENCGRFVWQVLDWNQPAFDFYEALGAKKLTEWITMRIEGEALERLAKTSAAANPRG; from the coding sequence ATGCTGCGCATACGACCTGCTGGGCAAGCCGACATCCCGCTGATCCTCGAGTTCATCCGCGACCTGGCCACGTACGAGCGCGCCCCGGAACAGGCGGTCGCACGTCCGGAAGATTTGCGACGCGACGGATGGGGGCCGGAGCCCAAGTTCCGCGTCGTGATCGCAGAGTGGGACAACAGACCCGCCGGGTTCGCGCTCTTCTTCTACAACTACTCGACATGGCAGGGGCGTCCGGGGCTGTACCTCGAGGACCTGTTCGTGCGGCCGGAGTTCCGCGGCAAGGGCATCGGCAAGTCGTTGCTGGTGCACCTGGCGCAGATCGCGGTGCGGGAGAATTGCGGGCGCTTCGTCTGGCAGGTGCTCGATTGGAACCAGCCGGCCTTCGATTTCTACGAGGCGCTCGGGGCTAAGAAGCTGACGGAGTGGATCACCATGCGGATCGAGGGCGAGGCGCTGGAGCGGCTGGCAAAGACTTCTGCGGCCGCGAATCCACGCGGGTGA
- a CDS encoding carboxymuconolactone decarboxylase family protein — protein sequence MARVGYIEPQNASPDVRKIYDEKLKGKPGNIQKALAHQPKLLDAFLNFYGSVGRSLERRLFEMVYIRVSIINGCQY from the coding sequence ATGGCTCGCGTCGGCTACATCGAACCGCAGAATGCGTCCCCGGACGTCAGGAAGATCTACGACGAGAAGCTCAAGGGGAAACCAGGCAACATCCAGAAGGCGCTGGCGCATCAGCCCAAGCTGCTCGATGCCTTCCTCAATTTCTACGGCAGCGTGGGACGCTCGCTCGAACGCCGGCTGTTCGAGATGGTGTACATCCGCGTCTCGATCATCAATGGCTGCCAGTATTGA